In Deltaproteobacteria bacterium, the DNA window ACGAGACTGATCCAGGTGCCATCCACGATGTTGGGACAGCTCTCGATCTTTTCCCCAGTGGATCGGAATGAGGTCAGCATCCCATTTCTCCCGGTCTTTGGAAACTCCATGGTCACCGGCTTTTCGACGGCTCAGGGTACATGTAGAATAAAAAAATACTACACCCCGAAAAGTGGGGCGACAAGCTTGGCAAAGGGGCCGGTTATTCCAGGCGTTCTGTTCCTTCGGCAAGGGCCTCCATCCCGTCTCCATCGAGGATCCTGATCCGGGATCCGTCCACCTGGATGAGGCCATGGGAGGACATCCTGGCAAGGATTCGGGAAAGGGTCTCCGGAACCGTACCGAGAAGGCTTGCAAGAAGGCCCTTTCGGAGGTCGAGGTCCAGCTCGTTTGCCCCGCCCTGGCGTTCCCTGAGGAGCAAGAGATAGGCGGCGAGTCTGCCAGGTACGTCGCGGAGGGAGAGGTGCTCGATCATGACCGTGAATTTTTTGAGCCTGCGTGAGAGGACCGCAAGCATGGTGAGGGCAAGGGTGGGATCCTTGCGGATGAGCGCCACGAACCGGTCCCGAGGGAAGAAAACTGCCTCGCTTTCCTGCAAGGCCTGGGCAGAGGCAGGGAATGGGATCCCCTCGAAGGCCGTGGCCTCGCCGAAGGGCTCGCCTGGACCGAATATATGGAGGATCTGTTCCTTTCCGTCTGGGGAGAGTTTGAAGATCTTCACCCGGCCGGATGAGAGGACATAGAATCCGTTTCCCGGATCACCGTCGAGGAAGAGGAGTTGACCCCTATTGAACCGTTTGATCTCGGCGATCGTCGCCAGGTCACGGAGTGTTTCCCGTGTCTGCCCCTCGAAGAGGGGAAAGGAGGAGATCAGGGCATCAATCCGTCCGGCGGCATCAGACATTGAAGCGAAAGTTGATTACATCCCCGTCCCTGACAGGGTACTCTTTTCCCTCGAGCCGGACCTTGCCGGCCCGCTGGGCATCGGCGTAGGAGCGGCTTTCGAGGAGGTCGTCGCAGGAGATGACCTCGGCCCTGATGAAACCCTTTTCGATATCCGAGTGGATGACGCCGGCGGCCTTTTGTGCCTGTGTGCCGGCTGGTATGGTCCAGGCCCGGACCTCGTCTTCGCCCACGGTGAAAAAGGAGATGAGACCGAGGAGCCGGTATGACTCCTGGATGATTCGAATGGTGGCGGGTATCTCAAGGGCGAAATCCTGACGAAAGACATCCGCCTCCTCGGGTGTGAGTTGCGCCAGCTCCATCTCGAGCCTGCCCTTCACCTCGATTGCCGGGACATCCGCTGGGAGCGAGAGGGATACCGAGCCCATCTCCGAGTCGTCTCCGGAGTTGATGACCGCGATGCAGGGCTTGGCGGAGAGAAAGGCATATCCCTTGAGGAGTGGGGATCGGGCGATCTCGTTGTCCGAGCGTAGCGGCGTGCCAGTGTTCAGGAGATCCCGCGCACGTCGAAGGAGCTCGAGCTCCCGCGGGTCTGACTTTTTCCCTTTTGATGCATCCTTTTCCAGTCTTTCAAGCCTTTTTTCCACGGAGATGAGGTCAGTGAGTACGAATTCCGCATTGATGGCCTCGAGTTCTGCCTGGGGATCAGGCGGCTCTCCGGGGCGTTCGAAATTTCTCAGGACGATGAGCAGTGCATCAGCTGGTCGGAGATGTCTCAATGTCTCTTCAAGGGCCGAGCCCTTTTCTTCCTTACCCGCGATCTCGCCTGCGACGTCTACATAGGTGATCTGGGCCGGGGTCACCTTCTTCGGATGGTAGCGGTCAGCGAGTTTTTCAACCCGCTCGTCCGGCACGGAAACGACAGCCATATTTGGCTCCCTCTTTCCACCTGCATAGCCTGAGACCTCTGCCTTACGCCCGGTAAGGGCATTGAATACGGTCGTCTTACCACTTCCAGGAAGCCCGACGATCCCGATCTTCATGGCCTGTGTCCCTTGTGGCACGGGGTGGGGTCCCCCTTGATCTTCAAAAGGGCGTGTTCGAGGACCGGGAGGATCGCCTTGAGACCCGAGGCCGCACCAGAGGGACTTCCCGGCAGGTTCACGACAAGGGAGCCCGCCCTCACACCTGCGAGCCCGCGCGAAAGCATGGCCATGGGCGTCTCGGAGGCCCCGTGCCGTCTCATGGCCTCCGGGATGCCTGGGATCTCCCGCTCGATCACCGAGCGTGTGGCCTCGGGGGTGACGTCCCTGGGGGATAGCCCTGTGCCGCCGGTGGTGATGAGGAGATCCACCCCACTACGGATCCATTGGAGCAGGGACTCCTGGATGGCAGCCATGTCGTCCGGGACCACGGCCGTGGCCCGCACCTCGAACCCGTGCCCTTCAAGAAGCCTTGCGAGGGCGGGTCCGGCTGTGTCGATTCTCTCGCCCTTTGATGAACTGTCGCTGACGGTAAGTACCGCTGCGCTGAACATGTTTCTTATGCCTTTGCCTTGTCCTCTGCTGCTGCCGCGATCACCTTTTCCGCCAGGTTGGCAGGCATCTCCTCGTAGTGGGAAGGCTCGACGGTGTATGTGCCCCGACCTGCGGTCATGGTGTTCAGGTCGATGAGATAGCGCTGGATCTCCGCGAGGGGGACATGGGCTGTGATGACCTGGTGACCCTCGCCCGGTTCCATGCCCATGACACGGCCCCGCCTGCTGTTGAGGTCTCCTATCACGTCCCCGACGGCATCGTCCGGCACCTGGATGGTGAGCTTCATGATGGGTTCGAGCAGGGTGGGCTTGGCCTCGAGGACGCCTTTCTTGAAGCACTGGATGGCGGCGATCTTGAAGGCGGTCTCCGAGGAGTCCACCTCATGGGATTTCCCGTCATAGAACCGGACCTTTACGTCCACAACCGGATAACCAGCGAGCGGTCCGGAGAGGATTGCCTCATGGAGCCCTTTTTCTACGGCCGGGACGAAATTTCTCGGGACGTTCATGCCTACCAGGGCCTCTTCGAATTCAAACCCCTGTCCGCGGGGGAGGGGGGAGATGTCGAAGTGGACCTCGGCGAACTGACCAGCCCCCCCGGTCTGTTTCTTGTGGCGGTAGATGACGCCCTTCTTGACACCCTTGATGGTCTCCCGGTAGGGGATCCTCGGGAGTTCCAGGTCCACGTGCACACCGAACTTTCTCTCCATCTTTTCAACGGTGGTTTCGATGTGGATCTGTCCCATGCCCGAGAGGATGATCCCCCCTGCCTCCGGATCCCTGTCCACAGAGATGGCCAGGTCCTCTTCCATGAGCCGGGCAAGGGCGATGCTGATCTTTTCCTCGTCCCCCCGGCTTTTGGGTTTGAGTACGTAGGAAAGGACCGGTTTGGGAATCTGGACAAAGGGATAGGCGATGGGAGCGGACGGGTCGCTCAAGGTGTCGCCTGTCGAGGTCTCCTTGAGTTTGGGGATGGCGATGATCTCGCCGGGGCCGGCGGAATCGGTGGGGCTGAGCCCCTTTCCTTCGACCCTAAAGATCTGGCCTGCTTTTTCGAGGGTGTTCCCTGCAGTGGAGAAAAGGGTCTGGTCCTGGGAGATGACGCCTGAGACGACCCTCAGTAGCGAGAGGCGGCCGGCATAGGGGTCGATTGTGGTCTTGAAGACGATCGCCGAGGCCGGGGCATCGGAAGTGGTTGCGCGGTTGATAGGCATGCCGGTTTTGGGATCCGTCCCCGGGACCTCCCCGCGCGCATCCGGAGAAGGCAGAAGGGAGGAGATAAGGTCGAGGAGGTTAGGAAGGCCGATGCATTGGAGGGCTGAGGCGCATACGACCGGGGCAAACCCACCTGCAGCCATGCCCTTTCCGAGGCCGGAGATGATCTCGTCCTCAGTGAGTTCCTCCCCTTCGAGGAATTTTTCAAGGAGGGCGTCCTCCGACTCGGCCGCATACTCAATGAGGTTGTTCCTGAGGCCTGACGCCATCTCGAGCATGTCTTGCGGGATGTCTTCCTGGCGGAATCTCCCGCTCCCGTCCTTTTCATACACGAATGCCTTCATGCGGATGAGGTCCACAAGGCCTGAGAAGGTCTCCTGCGAACCGATGGGTATGAGGATGGGCACCGTCTTGACGCCCAGGTCTTTTTTCACGGCCTCGGCGGCCTTCATGAAGTCGGCCCTTTCCCGGTCCATCTTGTTGACGACAAAGAGGGCCGGAAGGCCGTTTTCCCTCACCATGGACCAGATCTTTCCGGTCTGGGGCTTGACGGGGTCCACGGCGTCGATCACGAAAAGGGCGGTGTCGCCACAGCGCAGGGCGATGCGCGTCTCGGTGTGAAAATTGTCGTCCCCAGGGGTGTCGAGGAAGAATAGCGCCGTCTTGTTCCAGTAAAGGTGATGAGCAGAATTTCCAATGGTTATGCGGCGCTTGATCTCCTCGGGTTCGAAGTCGAGAGAGGATGTCCCGTCATCCACCTTGCCCAACCGGCTGGTCGCCTTCGAGGCGAAGAGCATGGCCTCGGCGAGGGAGGTCTTTCCGGATGCATTTTGTCCCACGATGACAAGGTTTTTAACGGAGCCCGTTTCCATGTCTTTTCCCTTTCGCGATGTGATTTCGCAGCCCTGATCCATTGCAGGCCACGATGAGGAAGATAATGAATCACAACAACTTGCGTCAAGGGAAAACTTCACCTCCTTAAGACCTCTGAATCCGTGGAATATGCATGCAACTCCATAAAATTGCGATCAAGAAATCAGGGGAGCGATTCAACAAGGGGGTAAGGAAATACCAGATCTCGAGGATTCCTGCGGCCTGAAGGGTCTAAATAGGGCCAAAAAACAAAAAAAGGAGTCACAGGCGCCTCAGCCTGAAACTCCTTGATTTCATTGGGGTGAGCGATGGGATTCGAACCCATAGCCTTCGGGGCCACAACCCGACGCGCTAACCGTTGCGCCACGCCCACCACAGACGTGTCGTGGGAGTACCTATTAACTGGGATTGGGGAATCGTGTCAAGGCAATCCCGACCCATGGCAGCCTATCCCTTTCCCCTCGCACCTTTTCCGCGCCCAACGGGAAACAGCCGCAGCCAGAGAAAACCGGATAGAATGGTGACAAGCGGGATGAGGACGCTCTCCGGCACGGTGCAGTTTTCCGCGTTCTCCCAAGTCCGGTCCGATCCGCGATGACGTCCCCGTAGACCGAGAGAAAATAGCCGGAGACGGCGATCGTCCCCGCAACTACGAGAAACTCAGCCCAGACCGAAAGGATGGACGATTCGTTCACAGACCGCGCCGGGTGGCCTCTTTAAGGGATCTGACAAACGCGCCCGCCTCCTCCACGAGCCCCGGATCTGCCCTATATCCGGTGTCATCCGCCCGTATGTGGCGTTCCATGACCCGTATGAGGGCGCTTCCCACAATGATCCCGTCTGCAGCAGGGGCAAGGAGAGAGACCTGCGCCGGTGTGGAGATCCCGAATCCCACACAGACAGGCCTTTTCGACTTCCCTTTCGCCCGTCTGATCCCCTCGAGGAGGTCCGGGGGAAGCTCGGTCCGTCCGCCAGTGATACCCGTTACCGAGACGTAATAGAGAAATCCCCGGGTCCTGGAGGCTATCCGTCCAAGCCTTGCATCTGGCGTGGTCGGGGCGGCAAGCAGGATGTTGGCGATTCCGCGGGCAGCTGCCTCCCGCATCCATGGGCCGGCCTCCTCAAGGGGGAGGTCAGGAATGATGGTCCCGTCGATGCCGGAGGAAGCGGCGCGCTCGGCGAATCGTGCGAGTCCGAACTGAAGAATGGGGTTGTAATAGCCCATTATGACGATGGGAATCTGGGAATGGGGCCGGAAGCGGGCCACGAGGTCCAGGACGTCTTCGAGGGTGGTGCCACGCCGAAGAGATCGCTGGTTTGCCGCCTGAATGGTTGGGCCGTCGGCAAGGGGGTCTGAAAAGGGGAATCCGAGTTCGATGAGGTCGGCCCCTGCCTTTTCCAGCTCGAACAGGAGGGCCTCTGTGGTCGCCATGTCCGGGTCACCGGCAGTGATGAATGGGATGAGGGCGGCCTCATCGGCCTTTTGTAGTCTCCTAAAGAGGAGATCGATCCGGTTCATGTCTTTTGCCTCTCCTTGAGGATCCCGGCGACCGTGGCCACGTCCTTGTCCCCTCGGCCGGAGAGGTTGAGAAGGACTATGGCACCAGGCCCAAGGACATGAGCG includes these proteins:
- a CDS encoding Crp/Fnr family transcriptional regulator, whose protein sequence is MSDAAGRIDALISSFPLFEGQTRETLRDLATIAEIKRFNRGQLLFLDGDPGNGFYVLSSGRVKIFKLSPDGKEQILHIFGPGEPFGEATAFEGIPFPASAQALQESEAVFFPRDRFVALIRKDPTLALTMLAVLSRRLKKFTVMIEHLSLRDVPGRLAAYLLLLRERQGGANELDLDLRKGLLASLLGTVPETLSRILARMSSHGLIQVDGSRIRILDGDGMEALAEGTERLE
- a CDS encoding YchF family ATPase, which codes for MKIGIVGLPGSGKTTVFNALTGRKAEVSGYAGGKREPNMAVVSVPDERVEKLADRYHPKKVTPAQITYVDVAGEIAGKEEKGSALEETLRHLRPADALLIVLRNFERPGEPPDPQAELEAINAEFVLTDLISVEKRLERLEKDASKGKKSDPRELELLRRARDLLNTGTPLRSDNEIARSPLLKGYAFLSAKPCIAVINSGDDSEMGSVSLSLPADVPAIEVKGRLEMELAQLTPEEADVFRQDFALEIPATIRIIQESYRLLGLISFFTVGEDEVRAWTIPAGTQAQKAAGVIHSDIEKGFIRAEVISCDDLLESRSYADAQRAGKVRLEGKEYPVRDGDVINFRFNV
- a CDS encoding MogA/MoaB family molybdenum cofactor biosynthesis protein; amino-acid sequence: MFSAAVLTVSDSSSKGERIDTAGPALARLLEGHGFEVRATAVVPDDMAAIQESLLQWIRSGVDLLITTGGTGLSPRDVTPEATRSVIEREIPGIPEAMRRHGASETPMAMLSRGLAGVRAGSLVVNLPGSPSGAASGLKAILPVLEHALLKIKGDPTPCHKGHRP
- a CDS encoding elongation factor G translates to METGSVKNLVIVGQNASGKTSLAEAMLFASKATSRLGKVDDGTSSLDFEPEEIKRRITIGNSAHHLYWNKTALFFLDTPGDDNFHTETRIALRCGDTALFVIDAVDPVKPQTGKIWSMVRENGLPALFVVNKMDRERADFMKAAEAVKKDLGVKTVPILIPIGSQETFSGLVDLIRMKAFVYEKDGSGRFRQEDIPQDMLEMASGLRNNLIEYAAESEDALLEKFLEGEELTEDEIISGLGKGMAAGGFAPVVCASALQCIGLPNLLDLISSLLPSPDARGEVPGTDPKTGMPINRATTSDAPASAIVFKTTIDPYAGRLSLLRVVSGVISQDQTLFSTAGNTLEKAGQIFRVEGKGLSPTDSAGPGEIIAIPKLKETSTGDTLSDPSAPIAYPFVQIPKPVLSYVLKPKSRGDEEKISIALARLMEEDLAISVDRDPEAGGIILSGMGQIHIETTVEKMERKFGVHVDLELPRIPYRETIKGVKKGVIYRHKKQTGGAGQFAEVHFDISPLPRGQGFEFEEALVGMNVPRNFVPAVEKGLHEAILSGPLAGYPVVDVKVRFYDGKSHEVDSSETAFKIAAIQCFKKGVLEAKPTLLEPIMKLTIQVPDDAVGDVIGDLNSRRGRVMGMEPGEGHQVITAHVPLAEIQRYLIDLNTMTAGRGTYTVEPSHYEEMPANLAEKVIAAAAEDKAKA
- the trpA gene encoding tryptophan synthase subunit alpha is translated as MNRIDLLFRRLQKADEAALIPFITAGDPDMATTEALLFELEKAGADLIELGFPFSDPLADGPTIQAANQRSLRRGTTLEDVLDLVARFRPHSQIPIVIMGYYNPILQFGLARFAERAASSGIDGTIIPDLPLEEAGPWMREAAARGIANILLAAPTTPDARLGRIASRTRGFLYYVSVTGITGGRTELPPDLLEGIRRAKGKSKRPVCVGFGISTPAQVSLLAPAADGIIVGSALIRVMERHIRADDTGYRADPGLVEEAGAFVRSLKEATRRGL